From a single Miscanthus floridulus cultivar M001 chromosome 8, ASM1932011v1, whole genome shotgun sequence genomic region:
- the LOC136477612 gene encoding uncharacterized protein → MLIPAQSAPAPPFSSLRSLSSHYILLPSHFLPPGGVVLPPLRRRGDLAIRMGGGPRTYPGGVSKWQWKRMQAKKARQLLKARLARERQLYEMRKRAELRDAVAHLERPWDPDSSSSSNDQASAVAPNLLSVAAEDQLRALADRFHHPGGVDLWNDRDGPRVFASPATGAASARFFPRNAFHSIQPYALVSAGGEARAPRGSAQGVRENAAEDEAYNGIADHEPAVELTERDGTWEPVNALSDADDSIAGDWTSDDDDDDNDAISESKDIGDVGSWHEQGTVVRRNGRSNGVARWEAAGAMAAGSNNDRGWSGNAFFSDSEGAREGHREQRWQERSSGASPRKQASGRWTGLKTTAGSHVRQRGRTGAGSFSESEVIRGGSEPKWRASKGKKDDTGNGAGRWNAPKKDWMGDGFDSESDSARGREMEPRRGARNKMNGRESLRGRSKPNYSANANGGEKLLKYLKGDTHANSSSGFAEDLEAPKWKPRRTNRARNNSGGRDDDMGGRFRRGEDGRKDVGRKTSRNGEGRRLWGDEYSLRPTSELRGSWPETESDDCR, encoded by the coding sequence ATGCTGATCCCTGCCCAGTCGGCACCGGCGCCACCGTTCTCCTCTCTCCGCTCCCTATCGTCACACTACATCCTCCTCCCCTCCCACTTCCTCCCCCCTGGCGGCGTCGTCCTTCCCCCGCTCCGCCGCCGTGGCGACCTCGCCATCCGCATGGGCGGCGGGCCGCGCACCTACCCCGGCGGCGTGTCCAAGTGGCAGTGGAAGCGGATGCAGGCCAAGAAGGCCCGGCAGCTCCTCAAGGCGCGCCTCGCCCGCGAGCGCCAGCTCTACGAGATGCGCAAGCGCGCCGAGCTCCGCGACGCCGTCGCGCACCTCGAGCGGCCCTGGGACccggactcctcctcctcctccaacgACCAGGCGTCCGCCGTGGCTCCCAACCTGCTCTCCGTCGCGGCCGAGGACCAGCTCAGGGCGCTCGCGGACCGCTTCCACCACCCCGGCGGCGTCGACCTCTGGAACGACCGCGACGGGCCCCGGGTCTTCGCGTCCCCGGCCACAGGCGCGGCCTCCGCCAGGTTCTTCCCCAGGAACGCCTTCCACAGCATACAGCCCTACGCGCTCGTCAGCGCTGGCGGAGAGGCGAGGGCGCCGCGTGGCAGTGCGCAAGGTGTTCGTGAGAATGCCGCGGAGGATGAAGCGTACAATGGCATTGCTGATCACGAGCCTGCGGTTGAACTCACGGAAAGGGATGGAACATGGGAGCCGGTGAATGCCCTCAGCGACGCCGATGACAGCATTGCCGGTGACTGGACctcggatgatgatgatgatgacaacgatgctATTTCTGAATCGAAGGACATTGGAGATGTCGGTTCTTGGCACGAGCAAGGAACCGTGGTTAGGAGAAATGGAAGGAGCAATGGTGTGGCAAGATGGGAAGCTGCAGGCGCAATGGCTGCTGGCAGCAACAACGACAGAGGTTGGAGTGGTAATGCTTTCTTCTCGGACTCGGAAGGAGCAAGAGAAGGTCATCGTGAGCAAAGATGGCAGGAGAGAAGTAGCGGTGCAAGTCCAAGGAAGCAGGCAAGTGGGAGATGGACTGGCTTGAAGACCACAGCGGGCAGCCATGTCAGGCAGAGGGGGAGAACAGGTGCTGGATCTTTCTCTGAATCTGAGGTGATCCGCGGCGGCTCCGAGCCGAAATGGAGAGCaagcaagggcaagaaagatgacacGGGGAATGGTGCCGGCAGGTGGAATGCTCCTAAAAAGGATTGGATGGGTGATGGCTTTGATTCAGAATCAGACAGTGCAAGAGGGAGGGAAATGGAACCAAGACGGGGAGCTAGAAATAAGATGAATGGAAGGGAAAGTCTTAGAGGAAGATCGAAACCTAACTACAGTGCTAATGCCAACGGTGGGGAGAAGCTGTTGAAGTACTTGAAGGGTGACACGCACGCAAACAGCAGCAGTGGCTTTGCGGAGGATTTGGAGGCACCAAAATGGAAGCCGAGAAGAACGAATCGAGCTAGGAACAACAGTGGTGGCAGAGATGATGACATGGGTGGGAGATTCAGGCGAGGTGAGGATGGCAGAAAGGACGTTGGACGTAAGACGAGCAGGAATGGAGAAGGACGGCGGCTCTGGGGAGACGAATACTCGCTACGGCCAACGTCGGAATTGCGCGGCTCTTGGCCGGAGACGGAATCGGATGATTGTAGGTAG
- the LOC136474126 gene encoding pentatricopeptide repeat-containing protein At1g09900-like, with amino-acid sequence MPLWLYLMAMATSSAPLLPKPALRVAASSSLHTPNPRSRRQRATPEQHDQHVDSKWRRQPRGPPRRGEGAKRRLRSLIQREEIDDALALVDSMASGGSGKCLPVVPCNILIKRLCSGGRVADAERVFAALGSSANVVTYNTMVNGYCRAGRIEDARRLISGMPFPPDTFTFNPLIRALCVRGRVPDALAVFDDMLHRGCSPSVVAYSILLDATCKAIGYRQAMVLLDEMRAKGCEPDIVTYNVLINAMCNEGDVDEALNVLSNLPSHGCKPDAVTYTPVLKSLCGSERWKEVEELFAEMASNKCAPDEVTFNTIVTSLCQQGLVDCAIKVVDHMSEHGCVPDIVTYSSILDGLCDVGRVDDAVELLSRLKSYGCKPDTIAYTTVLKGLCGIEQWEHAEELMADMVCSDCPPDEVTFNTIIASLCQKGLVDRAIKVVEQMSENGCNPDIVTYNCIIDGLCNERCIDDAMELLSNLC; translated from the coding sequence ATGCCTCTATGGCTTTATCTCATGGCGATGGCGACCTCGTCGGCGCCGCTGCTCCCGAAGCCCGCACTCCGAGTTGCGGCCTCTTCTTCTCTCCACACCCCGAATCCAAGGTCCAGGCGACAGCGAGCCACCCCCGAACAGCACGACCAACATGTCGACAGCAAGTGGCGGAGGCAGCCGAGGGGCCCGCCCCGGCGCGGAGAGGGAGCCAAGAGGCGCCTGCGCAGCCTCATACAGCGCGAGGAGATCGACGACGCGCTCGCGCTCGTCGATTCCATGGCCTCCGGCGGCAGCGGGAAGTGCCTGCCCGTCGTCCCCTGCAACATCCTCATCAAGCGGCTGTGCTCGGGCGGCCGCGTCGCCGACGCGGAGCGCGTGTTCGCGGCGCTCGGCTCCTCCGCCAACGTCGTCACCTACAACACCATGGTCAACGGGTACTGCCGCGCCGGCCGGATCGAGGACGCGCGCCGCCTCATCAGCGGCATGCCGTTCCCGCCGGACACGTTCACGTTCAACCCGCTCATCCGCGCGCTTTGCGTCCGCGGGCGCGTCCCTGACGCCCTGGCGGTGTTCGACGACATGCTCCACCGGGGGTGCTCCCCTAGCGTCGTCGCCTACAGCATCCTCCTGGACGCCACCTGCAAGGCGATCGGCTACAGGCAGGCCATGGTGCTCCTTGATGAGATGCGCGCCAAGGGCTGCGAGCCGGACATAGTCACGTACAATGTCCTCATCAATGCCATGTGCAACGAGGGCGATGTTGATGAAGCTCTGAATGTATTGAGCAACTTGCCGTCCCATGGATGCAAACCTGATGCTGTCACCTACACACCTGTGTTGAAGAGTTTGTGTGGCTCTGAACGGTGGAAGGAGGTTGAGGAGCTCTTCGCTGAGATGGCCAGCAACAAATGTGCCCCAGATGAAGTGACATTCAACACAATAGTCACTTCTCTGTGTCAGCAAGGCTTAGTTGATTGTGCAATTAAAGTTGTTGATCATATGTCAGAGCATGGATGCGTCCCTGATATTGTCACATACAGCAGTATTCTTGATGGTTTGTGTGACGTAGGGCGTGTTGATGATGCGGTTGAATTGTTAAGCAGACTGAAATCATATGGGTGCAAACCTGATACAATTGCATATACCACTGTTTTGAAGGGCCTGTGCGGCATAGAACAATGGGAGCACGCTGAGGAGCTCATGGCTGATATGGTCTGCAGTGATTGTCCCCCTGATGAAGTGACATTCAACACAATAATTGCTTCTCTATGTCAGAAAGGGTTGGTTGATCGTGCAATCAAAGTTGTTGAACAAATGTCAGAGAATGGTTGCAACCCTGATATTGTCACATACAATTGTATTATCGATGGTTTGTGCAACGAAAGGTGTATTGATGACGCCATGGAATTGTTGAGCAATCTGTGTTAG